The window GATGTGTTTTGTGTAGTTGTTTGGAGGGATTGTTTTAAGAAAAGTAACTTTCTTATGAAATCTTAGACTCATTAAATTAGGAAGAGTACTGCATACTTATCCAATCTCCTGCTCAAATTAGGGCCCACACTAATTGTAGTGGGCTTTGTCCAGTCAGATCTTAAAACCCTCCAAGAATGGAGATTCTTCAGTCTTCTCTGAGATTCCTCAGATGAGATTTACTCATTTGTGTCCCAGACTGTTTATCAGCagtaatacaaaaataaataaagaaaagctttctAATTACAGGTCCTGTGTAATGGAGCAGTTTCTGTGAGATGTGAGTGGCTGTTGTAGATGGCTGCTTTGACCACAGGAATTGTATTTCCCTTCTGAAGCCCAGTGTGGACAGACTGTGTAGTGTCAGtgggaaacaaagaaaaaagctcCAGGAGAGCCAAAGCCTCTGAAGGGAGAGCAAGGAAATGACACTTGACCTTGGCTTTTATAACCCCCTTTGCTTGGGTTTTCTTAAACTTATAGTATTATACAGGTTAGTAATGAGCTATTTCCAGACAGGTGTATCAGTTTctttatgtataaatatattttcctccTACATGGTATATTGTATGTTGATGTTAAGATTGCATTGGATTGTGATGCAATTGATGTAAGAGGCTTTTGTGAGGATTTCTGACATCTTTCTGAATTGCTGTTAAAATGTAATTCTTATTATCCTTGTCTTTTAACAGTTTGCTACTAGAGATCATCGCTGTAAATTTTCTGATTATTATTCTCTGGTTTTAGCACTAAACTGTTTTTTCCGAGTCAGGATTTGAGAATAGATTTTCTAAGACAAAGACACATTGAAAATTGCTCAGTTGTAAGGAGTATGAGTGTGGTACTGACAAATAGCagcattttcagtcaggtgtcTTTCTGGGAACAATTCACTCACAGAACACATTTCAATTATGAAAGCTGTAAAACATAAAGCAGCCTTGGCTTACCTGAAAATGGTGGTAACATAGTGATTCATCATATAAAGCATTTAGCAGTAATCTGgattcaagattttttttgactgtatttttatattcttgaATTACATAATCAAAAGTTTGATTCAAAGAGCCTGTCTGCATCTGGTTGTAAgattttttacatatatatttatatattaacgTGTGCACATACATATTAAGTAAAACTTCAGTAAAGCTTTTAAACACAAACAATCCTaatggggtttttattttcatttttatttcaaagcttCCACTAACCTAGTTTAGATATAGAAACTTCTAGTATGTTAATGTTGATCATAAGTGTGAACTCTGTTTCACTGTTCAAATATAAGTAGTGCAGAGAGGTACCAGCAAAAAAGCTTCTTTTGTAGCACAGCCTGTTGTGTTCAGTGAACAAGTGATAAACTAGTGAAAGCACAGTGAAGGTTTACTGATAGAGTTGTactgacaattttttttgcatGGATCTGTTTATATCTTCTTTGATTTTTGACTTGCTAAtatcataatttattttcaaatggcACTATTTgttaaacaagatttttttaaaaaataaatatttgtcaaAGGAAACTGTTGCCATTTTCTAAGAGTGCTCTTAAAATGAGGAATTTTCATGTAGGAAAAAATGGTTAACTCTAGACACTTGTTATTCCATGCAGAGCATTTAAGACCATTTTTAATTAGCTTGACTCCATCCCTGTCATGTCAGCTGCTTAAGCTAGTTTTTTGGTGATCTTTAAATGCAATTATCACAAACCCAAGAAAAAGTGTAGCAAAACTGAATTAAATGATATAATGCATAAGTCAGGTAGGGCTTAGTTGAGCACTTTCATAGCTAGAAAATTAGGATGTCTTTTCTTCATCAGGTCACAGTGACTTGAGCTGTAGTTTGAAACTAGTCCCTCATGCTTGCACGCATTTCTGTATCTGTGAGTGGAGGTTCATCTGAGGAATATTTCCAATGCCTGCTGGAACTGTAACCTTCTTTTACCTGGCATAACTTTGAGCATGCCGGTAATTCAATTACCAAGAGTATGTGACATagatttttcaaatttttgcaTTGTTTCTTTTGAGATGTCCATTGTGTGATTTGCTGCAGGCTGTCATTTTTGTCTGCCATCCAATGTATGTTGGCAGGAGGGTTGTGTACTAGGCTTTGTGTCtggtcacagaaaaaaattcatgcATCTCAGCCAGACCATTTTGTTATTCCTTTAGAATTAAAAGCATATGAAACAGATGCAGCTTAATAAGTATCTTTTttataaataacatttaaataacTTAAAACAATAAAGTTCAAATACAACTTAGAATAAAGTTTAATGCTGTAACAACAGAAAAAGCATGTATAAGAATGGAAAAACAATATTGAAAGCTGTATGCCCTAACAGGAATTATACAAAAGATAGGATATGTTGCCTAAAAAACCTTAATATGTCTGAATTTTTGCTCCATTGTTAtataaaatgttaatttgtGAAAAGTGAGATGAAGTACATtatttattcctatttttattttacatacaCTATTTGAAACATCTTTTAGAGCAGCATTAGGTATTTGTTTCATTAATAGATAGGAACATTTTGTGTTAGAGTAAACTTAATTTTTCCAAACTAACTCTCTTATCTGAATACAACAATAAACATTTACAAGATTATATTTTTTGATCATATAGTTTATGTATAGGATATCAGTTTCTTGGGggaagtatttaaaatactgctcaGCCTCCACATTTCTATTGACTTGATAATCTGACAACTCATTCCAGCAGCCTTAAAGTCTGACATATTTTACACAACATTATCATCTGCTCATTATTATTATAGCAGCCATATTTAAGAAGCAGAtagttttttaaataaaatattatcagATAATCAAGTAATGACTTATTCTTCAGGGTAAATTAATTTAAGAAACTACCCAGTTACAATGACTAAGATAATGATTGTACAACTCTTTAGAATTTTTTACAACTTTTAGTTAGTAAATCTGGTTTTGTGTATATTTTCAAATCTTTTTCATGTAgtctcttaaaaataaacataaatgcGCAAGTCCAGCTTGTTCAGTTTCTCAGTAGTATTCCAGCCTCTTTTGGTATCTTGTCAGTCTTCTTAAAATTAATCTTCCTGCTGGAACTAGTTCTTTATAGATCATTTGTGATTAGGATATTGCCAGAGGAAGAAAGTGGGATGCTCTGtgttctttctttgtttttttaccTTTCATTGGAACCCCTTTGTGGTTTAGTGTAACAAACATCTCCTTTCCTTTGTGTGTCCATTTTGCAGAAGCATATGTATTATAATGGTTTTCTTCAATCAGTTCGATGAAGTTGCAGTCCTCGTTGCATACTTTCTGTTGAgagtaaataataaaataaagtaaatacaAGTGTCTTTTTAAATACTTGGATTAGGGAAGATGGAAGAAGAATATGCATGACAGACCCTTCTtattatgaatattttaataaataaatttgacTTCTGAAATCTGAGTCTTGAATATTGTAGCTTTTTCTAttccattttgaaaatatatataagaCCTAATAATTGAATTTTAGATGGACATAAAAGTCTAATATGAGGTGCATGGGATAAGTCCAAAATGCATTTTACTTAGTTAGGAATCTGTTTTATAAAGAACTGTACAAATGCTACATCTCAAAATACCTCTAAGATTGTAGGGATGTACACATAAGAGCAATTTGCATCCTTACCTTTCCATAGAGTCGTCCTGACTTGTTCATTGCCAGAAAGTATTCACTTTCCACTCCTTTGATTGCCACTATTCCAACTGCCACCGTTCGGATTTCTAGAATACCTGCAAAGGTACACAGTAAGGGCTGTAAAATGGTTGGTTGTTCTCCAGATAACTTAGAAGGTTTAGTTGAACTAATATTCTGTAATATTTCCATGTTTGTTGAAAATCTGCAGCAATCATtcatggaaaaaagaaaaattatgtgtATTCATGTGAAGAAAGGGCTAGACTTGAAAAATTCCCTCTTTGTGATCATGTCTGCATAGAGCCACTTTAAAATTGTAATGGTGGTAATTTTTAAGTTTGTACTGAAGTTGTGATGTCAGtataagtaatttattttcagaaaatcaaTGTAGCTTAGAATTTATCAGGAGCAGGGTTTCATTTGGAATATGTAGTTAGCCTTCAAGGTTCACAGAATTTGtgtaaagcctttattttgaagtcttgtGTAGCAGTATCATCCCCTTGAAAGAGTGTAAACCTTAGAACTTGCGAGTGATACAAAACAGACCACAGTATCTTAAATAAGATAAAGTATTTGCTTGACCTTTGTGTGCTTTTATGACTGATCGGAGCTGTAAAGATACGTGTATTTGAAAATCATTAAAGGCTGGCCTGAAAGCTTATTtcttcaaaaccagaaaacatttAGTGTTGTTTTCTATaaactgctttattttcatCTCAGTGATACGTATCAGCAGTAGTTTCTGTAGTCCCTGTGATACATTCAAGTTACCTGCaacataaaaaatattcctttcttaattaaaaaaaaaaataatgcagggGGATTATGTAAGTTATTAAGGAAAACCAGGTTATTTTCAAGCTTAAATATTATTGTTGTTATCTTAAGCAATAGTTTAGAGTTATACATCTGAGTTTGAGCTATTTCTTTCAATATTGAGTCACTGACAGAACTCTGTCATTGCAGCTGCACTGTGACTCTTCCCCAAAACGGGGTCTTTCAAAGGCAGCCAACTCGAGGCAAATTGCAAGAGCTTAGCATGGGGGAGACAAGTGAGGGAGGTGGGAGAGAGGCATGCGTTAGATTATCACCTGAATTTCCTCTTtaacaaaacatttcctttttatcCCTTTCAAGTTGGCATTTACTTTTCACAGCCACATGGTAATAGGTTTTCGTTAGTTAAGTATTTAAGAAAGACACTAAATATCTGTGATATTTCTCCTTCCCTATGCTTTTTTATatcctcttctcctttcttttgtattttgttttgcttttctccttcATATTACTGATGTATCAGTCCTAGCACAtatggatatttttttcttcctattttttttagCAGATCAGTTCCTTCTTCTCATGGTGTGTGCAGTGCTGGGCATTGAAGTCAGAGCATTTATTCTTCTCTACTCCCCTATAATGCTAAGCCAgcttttttttaagtaaagcTTTTAGAATTCTTTGACAAGTTCCACCCTGCTGCAGGCTTAGCAATAGTTCTAACAAAGGGCAATTTGTAACTGAAACTTACAAAAATTATATTAACTTTCATTTAAATTTCACTTTAGAAAAACCACAGTGAGGCTAAAAAACAGATGAACATCTGCATTTAGCCCAGCAAAGAACATAACAGTGGAAGGGATCTCTGGGTCATCAAGTCCACTGCTCTGCTAGCCTGGGAATTGCATCAGATAATTCTCTTTTCATAAACTTTGCCAATACTAAATTGGAGTTGTTATTTCTTTGCCCCCAGTGTTTCTGCCGAAGGCTGTTCCAgagtttgatttattttaatggcTAGAGACTTCGTAGTAATTTGCAATCTGCATTTCTTCAGTGACAGCTTATATCCATTTATTCTTTTGCCTCTGCTGGCAATTAACTTAAggagagtttttaaaaaaaacctatgTTTGAGTTTTCTATTTatacaaagttttaaaaaatgaaagattcaaaattgctttttaaaagaattcaTGCTAATAGAAATTGAGATTTCCTTGAGTAAGCTGATGTTGGCTGAAGTTACAGTAGTGAGAAATCTTACTACTTTAAAAGAGGAAATGCCAAAAGGTTTTGTCCAAAGCAATATTATTACTGTTAcaatttttacattatttttttagtgttttcttttttcctgaagtagATTGTGACATTCATACTAACTTGTTGGAGTtactttattttggtttggggtACTTATTTCTCTACTTTGTTCACAGTTGAGACATCAATATCTTTCCTTGTCTTAAATGAGCAGGTCTATTCTTACATGCTTTCTtttgaattaaaggggtttaaTCCTTTCAATATCTattcatgaaaggaaaaaagtcacCAAGCTAggatgggaaagagaaaattcttATACATAGATTGTTTAATTGAGATACTCTTTTCATACTCTAATAACCAAAATTACTTTAAGTGCATGCTTAAATTAATAAGATGTTGAAGAGGAAAAATTCAGAAGGCCAAGCTCAAGTATAcctgatttaaaaattaaaatgtaaactATGTTCTTCGGTTGCTTTATCTAAAGCATCCCCAGAGAAGTTTTGAAGAGATTTAAGAGAAGATTTGAATATACCACTAAGTAACTGGGAAAGAAATCAGATTGaagccaggaaaagaaaaaaaaaacaacctagaGATGGGCATCCAAAATTGAAAACAACTGTACTTTCTATAAAATCAGCATGAAATTCCAAACAATTTTATATGGTTATATGGTCAGTGTATCAAATGTAGCTTAAAATTCCTGGAGTGAATGAAGtttcctgcagagctgaaaTTCCTCTGGTGTATGTAAAATacactcagcagagatgagctATAGTTTCTCTTCAGAAAAGATGCCTATGGATGGTGGCAGCAGTCTTTGGAACCCATTGCTGCAAAGTAAATAACACACAGTTGATATCCAgtagaggggggaaaaaaaaaaaagtagaaaagaaacaaaacaagcttTTAGATTGACACAACAGTTTTAGTGGGTGAAGTATCATGTTTTGGAGAAAATTTGTGTCATAAATGAGGTGAGGTTCCTGGCATTCTGGTCTAGAATGACAGTTGCTCAAAAACAGACACTTTTATGTCTAGAATTATTCCATAACTGTAGCCTGAACGACAGGACAGTACCTCAGGCTGGAAATTTGGGTAGAAAAATGGACATTTAATTATATCATTGATATAAAATGGAGCATTGTCACTTAAAATGATTTGTTCCTGGCAAGTGGtacttgataatttttttttatcacctGATATTAAGTGTTTTTTCTGATttgattaatattttcaaatcaaaattttcatcttccttttatTCATTAGActtctttttgcttttacaGCACACTGACGTTGTATTTGTTAAAACAAATCTGCTTTTATTGCTACACCATCCGTTTGCAGACTCTATTAATTTCCATCAGTATGTAGGCATAGTTGAATAGGCAGTTTCTTTGTGCTTGCCCATAATATCCTTAGTTAACAGTATCTTGTCTCTAACTAAGTAGCAAGAGCCTTGTGATTTAGCAAAATCAGGGCATCTCTCTTTAGTCATTTATCAGCTAAGAGGCTGAAAGAGCAattgcagctctggctcctgAGAGCTGTAAGGAAACCAGTAAGTGCTGCTCGTGCCTGAAGATCCCACGGGCAGGTATAAACCCTGGCAGGCTTTTGGAAGCAGAAGGGCAGCAGAACCACAGAAGGAGATCTCTTTTCACATGCCAGggaactgctccagtgtgccAGGATTGTTCAGGAGGATTCTGTGAAGCACACATTGTGTTCAGTCCCTCATCAGCTGACTCTGTTTCCAGACAGTTCATGTGTTGCAGGTATCCCCTCTGTCTATCACATAAGGTTGCTGGTTGCTGCTCCTCAGCTTGCCAGAGGCAGTTTCTGTAGACATTGATTCAAAGAGACATTTTGACATCCgttacatttttcagaaagctGACAGCAATTTCATCCCGGTACTTTTCTGTTCTGCCAGGTACATGTGTTGTGAGAGCACATATGATGTGTACAGCACTTTCTTTCTTGTGGCTCTCTGTGCAGTGAAGTTGAAAAAAGGCAGTCTGTTGCTGATTTTTAGGAGTAGGGAGGCTGGCACTGACAGTTCAGCACTTGTGAGGAATGTGTTTGTGAAACACACTTTCCTCAGCAGAATTGTCTTTAAAAGAGAAGTATGTGAAATCTTAAATAGAGacagaggagcagaaaagaCTTGGATGGAAAATGagtcaaaacaaaatataagtTCTAAATTTCACTAACTTGTGTTTCTCATTAATTGAATTTGGAGCACATACATATGAATTCAAATTACCTTTGCAAATGATTCAAGGCCAAGGAAAATTGTCTCCTTTGCTTAGAAGGCACTGTTTAATGATATATAATGTAATTTGTTCTTTTGTTCTGGCACTTAATAAGTTAATGTTTGTGCCTCTTAAAGCCAGAAAATACTATTCATGATGGTCAGTCTTGGAAAACTTTCTTAATGTTATTGGTATGTGTGTGCATTTGTTAAGCCAGCACAGTAAATACATTCATTAGCTGGTGAATTACACTTAAATGTTTTTCCAGAAAAGTCTTATCAatgaaatgaatatttttatttacagttcTGAACGTAATTTGTTtctagaaatagaaatatttttctgtttttttttttaaatacagtgtCTACATTGCAAAGTATTTGTGCAGTTTAAGTTATTTTGagtcttaatatttttaaatggatgCATCTTGAAGTTAATTTTTAGGTAAAACAATTTGTGTGCTCGTTCTCTCTCAAATATAAAAactaacaataaaaaaaatactgcaaataaaGGTATTGATTTAAGATATTTTGTAATATGacttaatttttacttttccctattattaaattaaaattcatagAAACTAGAATTTGCATTTGTATTGAGTACTTTCCTTAGCAAAAGAATGAAGGAGTTTCCTGGATGGTTTGTCCTAGAACTCCTCTTCATAAtctttttaattagaaataaaatgtacagGTATATGTTATAATGCCTTTCAAAGCATGGAATTTTTCCACCCCAGGAATTTTCTGTCTGTGGATATTATTTTAATGAACAattaattaacagaaaagaaattggTACATACATTCACTATTACTTTCTTCTGTCTTCTCCTTGTGATACTCAGAATTTTGATTTATGTTATAAACAGCATAGAAGGCCAAAAAGTTCTTCAGGGGCTTCTTGCTGTATCTGTGCATGCATTTGCTGTGCATGTATAGACTCTCTGAGGCACTTCAAATATGAATATGGCTGTAAAAATGATCTCCACAGAAATAATGGACCTGTTGAGGATTTTTAGAACAGTTGAAGCTACTGCTTCAGTGAGGTGCCAGACATCTGGATATTATGGAGAAATACTCAAAGCACTCAAAATTCCTGGGTTTGTCCTGTGTGTAATTTCCAAGCAGGAAAAATTGTAGCTGTGCGCAGAAACGTGATTAACGATAGAGAGATATTCCTGGAGGACTTGATGCAGCACATTGTTCAGCTTCCTCGAGAAGCAAAATTTGTTTACAAGATTTTGTCCATGTACAGAACATTTGATTAAGCATAAGTAGCTGATGTTTAATTACCCTTTTCCAATTCATTAGACACAAAACCAGGAGGCATACTGTAATAAAATCAACTAAGTGCTAAACAGAAGTCTATTATCTTTTATAGTCCGTtagattttcatttaaaattttctttatttgacATTACCTTATCCATAAATTTCTCCACTGTTTTCCAGTCATACAAACTAATTGGTACATGAATTGCTAGATGCAACAACTTTATCATAAACCATCGTCCTGGTGATACTCAACAGCTGACAGATAAGTTAGTTATGGAAGATGTGCCATGGCAAGGTTTATGAAAGAAACTGCTAACTTGATAACTCTGTCAAAACAGTATAAAAAAGGCAAGATAAGCACCAAATATAAGAGGGAAGATAGAAAAAGGGAACTAAAATGATTGTTTAGAAATGCTGTTATTTTACTTACAAGATCTGTTCTTTGCATGTGTACTTGGACTTGTGGGTGTTTACCTTTATGACAGAAAAGGAAGGGGTAAGCCAAGTTCCACTCTTAAGTCTGCATTGTTCAAAGTATTTACACAGTTTCTTATGCATCATCGAATGTGTAATCTGCCCTTCCAACCATGTATGGCTGATCCTATAGTGTGAAGTGAAGAGTGTGGTTTGAACTCCCAGACTGACTGGAAATACACTGCcctttttactttaaatttaaCCCATCCCTGCAGTGGGAAACAATAAAATCCATAATACCTACTTTTAGTCATTTTTCAAAGTGAATTAATAACTATAATGCAGTGCTCATCAGTTTATAATACTGATTGTAAAGTTTACCTCCCCTAATTACTGTAGTGAGAATTTCAGTGACCCTGTTGCAATGAATAATTGCTAAAGAGAAATACCTTaaaattttcaagtatttttccTTGTTGTACAACCTGTTTTGCCTCAGTTTTGTATTAATTCTGTGTTAATTTTGGTGAGATAggagataatttttaaaatcaaatgctTCATTCTTCATTGAAAATTGTGACATAGTAAGAATAGGTGTAGAATGTTCTGACTAAATTGCAGCCTTCTGTGTATGTCTCTTTTGAACATTAGCTATTCAGACCACTCTATTTCCAATATTTCTCTTGATTTGATCTTCAGAACCGAAGGGTGTGACATTTTTCACTGAAGTAGATTGCAAAGTTATGGAGCTTTTCAAT of the Poecile atricapillus isolate bPoeAtr1 chromosome 11, bPoeAtr1.hap1, whole genome shotgun sequence genome contains:
- the FGF7 gene encoding fibroblast growth factor 7 isoform X1, with the protein product MHKWILTWILPILLYRSYFYIIFLMGTISLACNDMTPEQMATNVNCSSPERHTRSYDYMEGGDVRVRRLFCRTQWYMRIDKRGKVKGTREANNNYSILEIRTVAVGIVAIKGVESEYFLAMNKSGRLYGKKVCNEDCNFIELIEENHYNTYASAKWTHKGKEMFVTLNHKGVPMKGKKTKKEHRASHFLPLAIS
- the FGF7 gene encoding fibroblast growth factor 7 isoform X2 — encoded protein: MEYLGIQLLSTGTTCNDMTPEQMATNVNCSSPERHTRSYDYMEGGDVRVRRLFCRTQWYMRIDKRGKVKGTREANNNYSILEIRTVAVGIVAIKGVESEYFLAMNKSGRLYGKKVCNEDCNFIELIEENHYNTYASAKWTHKGKEMFVTLNHKGVPMKGKKTKKEHRASHFLPLAIS